The following DNA comes from Capsicum annuum cultivar UCD-10X-F1 chromosome 7, UCD10Xv1.1, whole genome shotgun sequence.
agagggatgagagacaggttgatttaaattgaagaggggaactcgaagcccaactatttgtcaccggaggtagaagtcgtcaggggttgaagggagaaaagaggggaactcaaagcccaactatttgtcgccggaggtagaagtcgtcgggggttgaagggagaaattttgcagaactattggatgggagagagttgagagaagctatcgagaaagagaggagagaatggttgatttggattggagaggggtgtgggttggattgatttgtatttttaaaaagattaaaaagttttaaaaatattaatcaagtcaacaattaacctaatcaagtttcctaatgatgtttgaccctatctgttggtcaatgtcatcaatccttcattcaagatttaaaagacaccttttcttcaattttctcatgaacTTGTCCCACTCCGTGGGTTTTCCAAAATCTTAAAACTCTTTATACCTATTGAGATTTGGGTAAGTTTTaacctttctttttcctttatcttCTTGTGAGTTTTGACCATAAGTTTTGCACTGATGTGTGTGTAACTAGTGGGGTAGCTCGGGCGTTGCCCGGACCCAACAAATAGTAATTCACAAGcagtaaaaataaattaaactctAATTTCCAAGGAAACAAGTCAGTTCTCATTATTTGGTATGTTACAATtagacgacaacaacaacaaattcagtgtattcccacacagtggagTTTGGGGAgtgtaaaatgtacgcagtccataccactacctccggagaggtagcaaggctgtttttgatagacccccggcacAGGACAAAGAATAATAAGCAAAATCCATAATAGAGCATGAAACAAATATGTTACATAAAAACTAATCGGAGAGAATGGAGGGTGTAttatctaataataataattccaTGGTAGTGTAGAAACATTTTTGGGGAATTGTTGTTGTGAAAAAATCTATGATGTTGCCATAAACCACGAAATGACGAATTTGGATCTCGCCATCACCTATTCAAGCAGTGACAAATCCAAAAAAGCTCGAGTCTCTGTGGGTACTTTTGTAATCTCCTTAGATTGCCAAAAGATCAACAAAAAATCGACTATACAAGGCTTACCAGTACAAGGAGTTATTGTACACCTATGCAATAAAACATGGCGATTCTGAAGCAGCACTTCAGTTTTACAAGCTCTAATTAAGCTTAATGTATAATTTTGTGTCACTATAgtgtttgtaaaaaaaaatatacatagtaGTATGCTTCTCCTGCTTATATATGATTATTGTTTATTGTGTATCAATTACTGTACCTGGACACGCAGTAGTTTTATATATACCAAACACACCAACAATTATTGCCTCATCATAATAAATATACAGAAATGATGTGtactttaaaaaaaacttttgccTAAAAAAGAGATGATATAATGAGAAAGATGGATTCGACAGAACAATCacttacatttttttctttttcttctgttAATTTCTCATACTGATGCAAAGCATTGGGAACCCTGAAATTGTAACAAAACTCTAAACACTTTTGTCTTAATGCAGTTCCTCTTTCTCGTTTTGAGAAATGCATTGTTGGAACTGGATTGGAACGACAAGCAGTTCTAGATTCGGGGGCTCAGTGATGCATTTCTTGATTATTCATGAGGTGAGGGGCAACTGGATAAAAGAACATGAAACTTGAGACTTCAAAAtaagcttaaaaaaaaaaaaaaaaaaatagcaagagAAGAGTGGTGAAACCTGCAAGTTTAGAAAGTGAACGGCTGCTGGTATGACCATTCTTGTTGATAAATTGAACAAGCTTCTCATCTTCCTCGGGGGTCCAAATGTCCTTGTTGCAATATGGTATTCTCCCCATTCTCCTTATACACCAATACACACACTCACTCTAGCAACTTGTTCCTCCTGAatgatcaacaaaaaaaaaaggtcaagttttttGGTAACTTTaagcaaagaaagaagaaacagaagaaaaTTGACTTGTCAAATGTAGCAGCACAGTATAGAGATGTAGAGTGTAAGTAGTATTAGCGATTCCATAGTCGGTTATACATTAAGTTCCATGATAGGATGtgcataaaaaaaatactactaatGTTGCTACCATTGCCTAAATGTGCCCATTAAAATAATGTCCCTATTGAAACAAGAAACTGAAGCACTTTAATATGCTCGTGATTTGCTGCTATGTGAAGAGCAATTCTACCTTGTGAATCAATCGAGTTCAAATCTATATCAGCATAACCCAAACAAAGAATCTCCATCAAGTCGACACGATCCATAACACCTGCATAATGTTGAAATTTATCAGCAGGGTTGTCAATCATATAACCAGACTGAATCAGCACTTGAACAGAATCAAGATTTTCAGATTTCACAGCCAGTGACATAACGGTGTCCCTATTAGAGTCTCTTCTATTAACATAAGCACCAGTCTCAGTCAGAGTGGAAATACAATGGGAATTTCCATTCTAAAAGCTTTAACATTCTTTGTAAAGTGCATATTTATTGCCGGTAAAAATCTTTATTGTAGTAGTGAGAAAAAGAATTCAATCCTTTAAAAAGTTATCCACGAagaaactcatcataaataaacAGTTGGCATTTCAACAAATATACTGCTAAGGGAAAGAATTGAAAAAACTCTTACATGAAACAAACTCAACAAAAGAAGTGATGGACAGATTAACGGCTAAAATCACAAAGTATATTATTCCAATTATCTAAATAGCAAAATTCTTACTGATGTGattatgtatttttcttgttaagcAAAGTGAGCCATCTATGTTTCTTGAAAGAGAGGGCTGGAAAAGTTGATATATTGTACTCTAAAAATGAATATATACTACGTTTCTTGAGATTGAAAAAAAATGGGAAATGGAACTTAAAGCCAATGAATCACACTGTAGTATCTTTTGTTACAGTTTTATCCAGATGTGGAAGCTGTTATGTATCCTTATTTTATATCTTCCTTTCAGAAgttgaatatataaaaatatactcAAATTGTAATCCCATAAGTGGGGTGCGGAGAAGTTAATCATATCAACTTCTTAAAATACATAAAAGTACATTAACATTTTAAAGTAGGTTAGCTCATAATTCTACACATCCTTTTGATTGTTAGCTCCGTATATTAACTAATGCGAACTATTTGAAAAATTAAGGACGCCACTTACACATAATTTTCACGTCAACCATTTTGACACCGATTTCAGGTTCTCAATTTCCATTTATCTTCCTTTTCCTTCTCCTCCTTCGGCTATCTCCCTAAAATTCAGAATTCCTTTACTTTTTTTGGTTACAAAactaatttttcctttttgtatgCATCAATTTCTTTAGAATTTGTAACTGTATGCAAGGACCTTTTGAAATTCATTCAAATGCattaaaaagaataatataattTTGTTAGAATAGCATTACCTCCAACAGCTTTGTACACCTGCAATAGAAATATTAATGTGTTATTAGAACATGAAATAGGTTAAAAAGGCCTCATAGAtatgaacatttatttatatacatgAATACATTTATTTGCAAATAATGAAACTTGCAAAGAGTTTAATCTTAGTAGAAGCTTGAGTGGTCAAAACAATGGTGTTAACCATTTTCTACTGTAATATCACATGTTATAGAATCCCCCTGGAAggaataatttcaaaaaataaatttacaatccGATAAATTGACCCATGGAGACAATTCCACCACCATAAGTGATGGTGTAAATGCAAACAACATCAATTTCAGAAGAGCCTACCTATCAATAATGAGAGACACATTATTACtttcataagaaagaaaaaaaaagttgggaGGAGATGATAGATAGATTAATTAACATACTTTTCTGGGGATAATGAATTTGAGGGAATACTTTGAAAAGCTCTTAGTAACTGTTGATTTTCGTTACTTTCTCCACTATCATCTTCCTCCCTATTTCTATATCTTCAGCTCTGCTAAATGAGAATCGGGTTAACTTTTGAGAAGGAAATTATAAGGATGATTGAGATCCATTTTCACAACAATACTATTATCACATTTTGTTGAATATAACGTAAACACTTAATTATTTCTTGATACAAAACATCATCATTAGCTTCCCATTCTCTTCCTTCATAGCATTTGTTGTATAAATTACCAACCATTTCAACTACTTCATTTAATGAACCTTCACCACAATAATCACCAATTTTCTCCAAAGGTTTTGGTTGATCCGAAATGTTATATCTGTTGATTCAATAATGTTAACTAAATCAAAACCTTAACTGAAACAATttccccaacctcaaattcctATTATTCCTATACTACAGATTATCCTAATCAGGATCTACCAGAAACACCCTGTCAAatgtattatcacaatctcaATTATGGGGATATATCCTTTTTTTGCCGAGCTACAACAATTGCACCTATTAAAAGCAACTAAACGGATTATTGAAATAAGTTCAAATGGAAGTAGGTTGTAATATCCCATAACTATATAATGTACATGTGCAACTAAGCCAACATCAATCATATCACTTCAACTTACAACAAGACATAAAGTATAGGGCTTAAATTTTGAGACTCAAGTGTTTGGTCAAGTGCTGTAGTTTACGACCATGAAATGGAGATATAGTCCATTCATTAAGTTCacgaaaacccctttcttaaacaGTAGTCAACATTTGGGACAAGCATATCCAACAAGCGTTCTGCGGACCACAAAAAGGTTTTGACGATTCAATTTTTTGGCAAAAATATCTAACACAAATACGACAATCATTTCAACTTTTTGGGGAAAATGTTTAACGCAGATGCAAAAAATAGGTCAGACTCACAAATTTCACAACCAAAAGCATATAAATGACTAAAATTCGTTGTTGTAACTATCAGATCTTAAAGAACGTATGTCGGATCAACAATTTGACAAGATAAAcacaaattttgatatttgatgtTTCAATGGAAAAGCTATAGATTAGACAGACATAAACCCATTTCTTTTTACACCTTAAATTTGGAATCTTTCGATAAACAGTACATGGAATTTCAAGAGaacataaattaagaaaaaaaaaccaCTTAAAACAGTCACTACAAGAAAGTAGAGATACGACGACATTATATAAATGTCGTGTTAAGAAGTTTAAATGTTACAAATTTATCTACCGATATTTAATTTACATTTAAAACAAATGTCGCAAATTTTAGTGTCAAGAATATTTCCAACAGGTAAATGTCGGGAAAAATTTGTGACATTAACCTCACGACATTTATGTAAATATCGAAATAGATTTACGATATTTATTTGCAACATATAGGTAAATATTGGCAAGAAATTTACGACATTTTCTTTGACATTTAGATAAAAGTTAGTATGAGATATCTGACATTTTATTTTCAACATTAACGTAAATGTCGATAAGGAATTTATGACATTTATATGAAATGTCACTTAATTTCTAATATTTAGATTAAATGTTTGGTAGATTTTTCTTTGTGACACTTACTTGTGACCTTTATAAAAGGTTGTATTTAAATTACCGTCATTGTAGTTGAggtcaataaataaaatattaatgtcgtaaaatttaataacatttcAAAATTGTCATCAATATTATTCCATTTAGATTAATGTCActgtcaattattttaaaaatggatataaattctctataatttttctcatgacataaatatttatagttaATTTAATCTTTACATTCATAAATAACAACCTCTTATAATAAACATGAAATATATGTAAAGTAAATGTGTTCTAATATTATAACCAAAAAACTAAATAGCAAAATGGTATCAAATCAAATGATCTAagtaaaaatgaaatataaatataatagtttCAGCATGCAACCAACTTTAACGCCTAATTCAAATCAACTTCATTAAATTCTCAGATAAAATCTGCAATAAAACTTTATGAAATCGCCAATCCACTAGTTGAGCGCATTTCGTAGCAGCTAGTAATTGACCTCAATTCCGGAAAAAGCTCTGCATAAGAAattcacataaaagaaaaaattataactaTATGATGAAATTATTTCCTCCATGACTAGAATAGATTGGGATATCAAAAAAGCACATTGAATTTTTAAAGACAAGCATATTGAAAAATTGATGTAAAGCATCAAGTAGAGAGGataattttttctctttgaaagaAAAGAATAGAGAAAAGGGATGTCTTGTAATTTTTCTAACTTACCCATTTTCGTTTATTTGTGTCAACTACACTAGTTTCAGTCTTCTTGATCATCTTAGCCTGAGaagaaaaattaagctaaatacttaaatatttacaaaattcaaaacataataaatcATAGCATACATAGTACGCCTATTTTTCCCATAAAGAAAATCAAAACGAAATTATAAGATTGTTTCAATAACAAATATTGCTTCAACAACAAATACTTGATCAAGATTACCGATGAATAACTTTGATATAGTGTAGCAATATGAAAAATTCATATATTAGAATACACAAAAAAACAATCAGTTAAAATGCAACTTAATTACTCAATTATGATGTTCATCTATAAGTTACAGAACTACTAAGGTTGAACTTCAATACCAACAGTTTACATGACGTAGTGATTAATAGTTGGTCGATTAATCCCAAATAGAAACAAGAAATAGAAACAAGAAAAGGAATCAGCCGATCCCGAAatcatatgaattttatgatttaaacaaattgaaataaaaatcaaaactttatttccTCTAACCTTTTTTGTGTGAACAAATGAAATGGGTGATAACGGTTGTTGACGATCTTCGATTGAGTTATCAGAAAtctatcacaaaaaaaaattctaattaaaaataactaAGTTATCAACTAACAAAAGTAATTTTTGTGAACACCACAATTATTTACCTGTCCTGATTTTGTATTTACATCAATAGTAATACACAAAGACTCTAGATATGCTTGTACACCTGCCTTTACTTTATCTGTTATAATTACTTCCATGTCTATTTTTGCTTCCGATAATTTTCTCTCCACTGCTTCCTTATCCTTTTTTGCTTCCTCTTTTGCTTCAGACAACTTTTTATCCATAGCTTTCATTTCTTTTTGTGCTTCAGCCAACTTTTCCGCCATCTCAATTTTCATAGCTGAAGTAGCTTTTTGAACTTCCAACTCAACCCGTGCATCAAAATCTCTTTTTTCAGCTTGAGCTCGTTTATATACTGGACCATAAACTAAACTTGGAGCTGCTCCCTTTCCTAAAGTTCGGACAATCCCATGAGTGTCTGGTCCCATTACTTTTGAGTACACATCGTTGGGAGCACTTCCAGGGATATTTAACTCGGGATACACCTCAGCGATATCATCCATTTGTTTCTTTTTGAAAGAAAAGTCAAGCAAtgaaaagttaaagaaaattgcaatagaataaaaataccaaaatacttataaagaatCAGAAGTGTATTCTCTCTCGTGTGAGTTTTTCTGAATACCTCAATACGGGTTGGCTTTACACCACTATTCTTCTTtgtcatctatttcaatagtaAGAGAATGTCgtaaaatattcaaaacatgtaccaattaataaaaaaaattatagaataaagAGTGTGATTATGTTATACCTCATCTATAATTTGAGCATGACTTTTTCTTCCTGATGTGTGTGGCATAGTCAACTTTTTTCGACTTTCTTTGTTTCTCTTGCTCTTTTCCTAGAGAATTTTAACACAATAATACGTAATAGAACAATACacttaataatataatttgattAGCTAAAAGGTTCCAGCATAGCCAGAAcgataaaaagagagaaataacaaTCCAAGTGAAATCTCCAACTGCTCAGTCTAGGAGTCCTGAGAACTTGAAGAAGCTTGGCCAATTAAACTATTTCAtgttattttcttaactttaaaaatttgcattttgttcttctttgttTGTGCAGAGACAACATGTTATTGAGCAAGAACTAGCAAAAGTGCAGGAGGAGATCCCATAGTATAAGAAAAGTGTCAGGATGCAGAAGATGCAAAGTTGCTAGTTCTGAAAGAGCTAGATAGCACTAAGAGACTTATAGAAGAGTTGAAACTCAACCTAGAGAGAGCACAAACGGAAGAGCAACAAGAAAGACATAATTTAGAACCTTCTAAGCTCAGGGTGTAAGAGATGTAGCGGGGGATTGCTGTTGACGCTAGTATTGCAGCCAAAGCACAGAGTGGAAGTAGAGGATGAGGAGCAGCACAAGTGCTACTCTTACGTCGAAAGTTTTTCCACCTTTCCTTTCATTCTCTTATATATAACCTCCATTTTGAATCATTAACTTCCAACTCTCACCAAGTCAATTTGAGGAACTTGATTCCTACTTAATTTTCTCTTAACACTTTATAAGGCAGCTCTATATTCTGGATTATCTCCCTGTTTCCATAAGTTTCTCATTTTCAATAAATTGCTGGTCTAATTTGCTATCATTGTCATCATGGATTACTAGGCCAGTCAGTTGCTTATAGAGAAAATTTGGCTACTTTCGATGTAAAGAGAAAAAGATAAGTATCTTTGTTGACTACAGAAGTGTTGTTCACATGGCAAGGAGTTATGGGCCTTACTTTGATCCTGAATATGAGACTTTAAGTATCAGAATAAATCCTCCAAGGGTGTCTGTGGATAATGCGAGTAGTAAGGATTGCACTCTAGTGAAGGTTGACAGTATCAACAAGCCTGGAATACTGCTGGAAGTGGTGCAGATCCTGACAGACCTTGATTTTGTAATTACCAAAGCCTACATATCCTCTAATGATGGTTGGTTCATGGATGTTTTTCATATTACCGATCAACATGGCAATAAGGTTACAGACAACAATACTATTGGTCATATAGAAAAGGCTCTAGGATCAGAAGGTTACACATCAGGCATATTGAAACTAGGCCAGGTAAAAAGGTAGGAGAGAGCTCTGTGGGTGATTACACCACAACTGAGCTGATAGGTAGGGATCGTCCAGGTCTTTTATTAGAAATTTCTATTGTTCTAGCCAATCTTCATTTTAATGTCACTGCTGCTGAGGTTTGGAATCATAATAGGCGCATAGCATGTGTCCTTTATATCAATGATAATTGTTCATCCCTTGATGAGGATGAAGAATCTAGATTGTGTGTCATGGAAGAGCAACTCAATAATATTCTTCGTGGACGTGAGGATGATGAGAGTGGGACTCATGCTACTTTCTCAGTTGGTAGTACTCATATTGTGTTTTTTACCCTTATTGACTGTTAGATCATTATCTATCCAAGAGATTAACACATAAAACAAGATTATATTATACtagtaaattatgaattttgtacTCTTGAAGTGTAATTAAAAAACAAATTAGCATCCACGGCAAAGAACTAATTAGTCCAAATCACAATATTTGTTAAGGCAAACTGATAAAAACTAGTTCTAAAACTTTTTCCATattcaagaaaatatatatactagGATCTCTAGAGAAATATATAGATCATTAATTGCCTACATATACAATATTTCTCTTTGTTGAAagtttctgtttcatctttacaTTATGTCTGCATTACTTGATATGAAGTTGCTAGTTCTTGTTTTGGCGATTCTTGGAATATGCGCGTCTCAAACTAAAGCGTGTACGCTTCCTGAAGAATCCATGATGAAAAAATACAAGCGATGGATGATTCAATATGGACATGTATACAGAACCAACGCTGAAAAAGAGAGTCGTTTCAAGATATTTAAGGAGAATGTAGAGCTTATCAAAGATTTCAATGATGCAGTAAACCAACCTTATAAGTTGGGAATCAATGCATTTGCAGATTTAACTAACGAGGAATTTAGAGCTGCGCGAAATGGTTTGAAGATTCCATTTTGTGAACCGAAAATTACCTCATTCAAATACGAAAATGTTACTGCAGTTCCAACAACTATGGATTGGAGAACTAAAGGTGCAGTCACACCTATCAAAGATCAAGGACAATGTGGTAAGTCTTTCACCTTAAAACACTCGATCTAAGTTATACACGCTGACGGTGTAAAGATTCTTCACGTTATCCATGTATTTGGAATGGATACAATTAAAGCGTGCTTGTAATAAGAAGTTACTAGTAGTAATTAGTTTATACATGACCTTCAGTGTATATAAGTAAAACTCTTAGCTTCTTGAAGGGCTTACTATTGGTTTTCATGTTCTACTTTTCTATTACAAATAGGGAGTTGTTGGACATTTTCTACGATAGCAGCGACAGAAGGGATCACCAAACTCTCGACAGGAAATTTGATCTCGCTATCAGAACAAGAGCTAGTGGACTGTGACAGAACGCGTGATGATCAAGGATGTGAAGGTGGTTACATGGAGGACACGTTTGAATtcatagtgaaaaaaaaaaaggaaaaaccaaaactAGCCTCCAAAGAAAAAATCAGCTAAgctgaaactcaaagaattaaagctCAACATGGAGAAAGCAACAACTGAAGTAGAATGCTTGAAAGTAGAAACAATTGCTTGTAGGAAGAACTGTAAAAGAAAAAACCAGAACTAGCTTCTCTACAATAGAGAGAATGAATGGCAGCAATTGCTGTTGCATCTCTTGAAGTTGAGTTGACTAGGACAAAGTTAGAGATTTCACGACTTTGAGGAGAATAAAGAATCAAAAGCTTCTGAACATGCACCAGAGGCAGCAGTACCTCATCAAACCTCAAGTCCAAAAGAAAATGTACAAACAAGAAATAGTGAAACTGATTCATCTCCAGATGTGAAGGTcgcaaagaaaaagaaaaagtccGTATTTCCGCGCATCTTAATGTTTCTGGGAAGAAAGATGACACGGGACAAGGCAAGATGATCATCTATGCTCTCATCTTTCTTGGTTTGGGGCGGGTAAATTCTtgtagaatatttatgtatatgctAAGGAATTTTTATGTACAGTACTAAAATAATTCTCACTTTCTGGATGGCAGATTATAGAGGGCAGTAAGTTTCTCATAGGTTTGGCTCTTTCCATAAGCCTTTGTGTATTAAAGTTGTTTACGGCTTCAAATGTATTCTCCTCTTGGTTAAAGCTGCCTATATTATTTTTTCAGTAACAAAGTTGTACATGTTCACGTCTAAGaactaaaaaaatacttttcaaaattcTTACACAACAAAGAATTAGACCTTCATAATATCAAACGAAATAAAAAGCACATAATAACCTGCAAGTCAATGTTCTTCCAATAGTGTTGCCTTTGTTGTGTACTCAAAACTGCAAATCAATAGCAAACGTTcggtaaatatataaaatagatgatgGTTATTCATATGGAACTGCATAATCTGTGAAAACAACATAAGAAGTACTTCAAAAACTCTAAATCTTATCCTAAAACACAATTTGTGTAACTATCTATCTACATGTCACTAAATTGATTTTCTGTAGCAATCTCTATTTCCTCAATATATTGGTAACAAATCTCAGATTAGTCAAGACCTATATTAGAGTACCTAATAGATTCCCATCAACCACAGACAAAAGAGCTTTGGAGAAAATATTAAAGATAATGTAGGAAACTGCAGTTATACTTGACAAAAGAAATTGCAATAGTAGGAATTGAAAGGACGAAGCCCTAAAACCTGAACTGAAAGGAGGGAAACCAAAATCTTACCGCCattttttttcctccatatctGCAATACTCCTATTTTTATCGCTCCACATCTACAATACTACCATTTTTATCGCTCGCACAATTCCATATTTTTATAACTttgatttgtgaaaaaaaaatatgagtgaGTGGCGACCAATTTTAACACAAATGGACtgatttgagataaaaaaaatgagcCAATTTGAGCCATTGACAGCATTTGGTTCTTGCCCATAGCCGTGAGACTCATATGGTTCTTCTCGTCAAATGGGTCAAATTGAAGATAGTATATGTTAAGTCACAGATGTAATATTTTAACCAtaccattttttttaaatcaaatttttgttCGGCCGAGTGGCCATTTTATTTAATCACTCCAAAATACATACATATCCAGCGCTAAGGCCATTTTATTTAATCACTCCAAAATACATACTTACCAAATTCAAAagtagtaaaaaaattataagtatcATTTAATAATTATACAAATACTTGATATCGAGGGGGcatgcatataatatatattattttttgtctttatttacGTGACACAAATATGATTTAGacaatcaatcatattttttatatattttagatatctaagatgttaactattgtaatttttaaataatatatgttaatctCCTGACCAAACTTTTATGGTAttgttaatcaattatatttttaaaataatttaagtttttaattattgtaatttataatattttttcttctatttcaatcaaAGTGGCACTGCTATAACTTCTTGTccaaatattttacatcttttagattttttaagttgttaattattataatttatagtattttttatgatttttcttgaaatatataacaaattaagaaaataagataaataaattaaagtggAGGATAAATGACCAATGAAATTGTGTCAAAGTAGGGTCAACATATCTTCTTTGGCTCTTGTTCATTGGCCCTTT
Coding sequences within:
- the LOC107877971 gene encoding uncharacterized protein LOC107877971 isoform X3 — translated: MPHTSGRKSHAQIIDEKQMDDIAEVYPELNIPGSAPNDVYSKVMGPDTHGIVRTLGKGAAPSLVYGPVYKRAQAEKRDFDARVELEVQKATSAMKIEMAEKLAEAQKEMKAMDKKLSEAKEEAKKDKEAVERKLSEAKIDMEVIITDKVKAGVQAYLESLCITIDVNTKSGQISDNSIEDRQQPLSPISFVHTKKLNFSSQAKMIKKTETSVVDTNKRKWSFFRN
- the LOC107877971 gene encoding uncharacterized protein LOC107877971 isoform X1: MPHTSGRKSHAQIIDEMTKKNSGVKPTRIEKQMDDIAEVYPELNIPGSAPNDVYSKVMGPDTHGIVRTLGKGAAPSLVYGPVYKRAQAEKRDFDARVELEVQKATSAMKIEMAEKLAEAQKEMKAMDKKLSEAKEEAKKDKEAVERKLSEAKIDMEVIITDKVKAGVQAYLESLCITIDVNTKSGQISDNSIEDRQQPLSPISFVHTKKLNFSSQAKMIKKTETSVVDTNKRKWSFFRN
- the LOC107877971 gene encoding uncharacterized protein LOC107877971 isoform X2, producing the protein MPHTSGRKSHAQIIDEMTKKNSGVKPTRIEKQMDDIAEVYPELNIPGSAPNDVYSKVMGPDTHGIVRTLGKGAAPSLVYGPVYKRAQAEKRDFDARVELEVQKATSAMKIEMAEKLAEAQKEMKAMDKKLSEAKEEAKKDKEAVERKLSEAKIDMEVIITDKVKAGVQAYLESLCITIDVNTKSGQISDNSIEDRQQPLSPISFVHTKKAKMIKKTETSVVDTNKRKWSFFRN